ATCGCCATTAAATGATAATGTTATCATGCAGCCCTACCCAGTAGCACCATTTCAGAGATGTGATGGGAGAAATGCATTCGAAAGATGCTGAATATTTGCATCATTGGCTTTCCCAAAGCTGGCATCTGCGGCAGTGCTGCTGCTATTGGGAAACCACTTGCGTCTAAGGCCGGTGCGGAATGAGCCATGACCTACAGTGGGGCCCACAGAACGTGGATCCTGAGCAGTAGAAAGTCTACCTTTAATGCACGAGGTTTGCTGTTGAACACTGGAGTATCGAGTCATGAAGTGGGCGTTATCCGGTTCCATGCTTATTGCATGGTGGTATTATGGCCTAGGAATACGAGGCCGTTGCACGTGGCCAGGTGTAGCCCATGGTGCAAACACTGTTCGCTCATGTTATTCCCAAGTTCTAAGGAAATTCCCTCATAGACACTGCCAAAGAAGTCAGCGGTTTCATGAACATCTGTCTGAAGTCAAACACCTTCCATGAAATCCACAAGCTGTAGATCTAAATGTCATTGAACTTTTATTGGAAGTTCTGGAGAGCAACGTGTGAGGTTGATTTCCACTTTCTCTGTCTCCTGAAGAACTGAAgccttttttttccttaaatggtcAAATATCCTACTATATCGTACTGTTTTTATGACTGTCATAAGTTGACAAAAGTTGACCCTACTTctttaatatatgtatataatatatacacacacacacacacaaagcaaaaACCAACAATGTAGGATGTTGTTAATTTTACTTTTTCAGGTGTTTTCTGACCTATTTTTCCTGTCTTTCCCATTTTCAAAACTAGATTCAGAAGAATTTGCAGAAGCTTCTAGAAGAGACCTGAAGATTCTTCTGCTGCCAACACTGGATGGGCTCTGGGGAGTTTGTTAGGGTGcatcactgactttttaaaagtacaAGCCTTTCTCTAGAAGGTGAACAACAAATTTTAATGGTGCAATAATTTTTCTTCCGTACTCTTCAGCTGTCTCAGGACTTAAAAGTGCACTGTGTACCCAATAAATCTCTCCCCAGTTCATAAAAAAGGACCGAATGGACAAACAAGTAAATTTGCTTTCACTTTTACAAGCACCTCTTTAAGAGATGTTTAAACAAGACTCTGCAGTGAGTATCTGCTGCAAATGAAGCGTCTCTTCATGGAGATCCCCCCCGTCCCCCTCCCACCTGGGGACAAAACCGGCAGCTCACGTAGCCGGTGTGTCCGCGCGCCAACACAGCGCTCGTTCAGGATTACGATGCATTAACGATTTCAGTTTATTGGTCAACTCCTTATTCCGGCGCTGGAAATGAAAtccgtattgcgtaggttgtatATCGCTTCCGTTTtaagaattgtgatgtccagctTAATTTACCGTGCTTAATGATAAGCTGTGAGAAATCGGGAAGCTTTTTCTCCCCTTTTCTGCGAATTCAAAGAAAGTCTTGTGTGATTCAAAGTGCACTTGTTTTGCTCAAGTCTCTAACTTCCTCAATTCTCTTTGACTGGTGTATTAAGAGCGGTGTTAGTGTTTGCAGAATGAACATTTCCACTGTATTATTGCgctgcttttgggggggggggggtgtttgcatGTGCGTGTTACTGTGTTCCATACAGACAATTTGTTTTTCACTGGTCTGTACGATTTCAAAAACCTTAACTGAGTGTCggtaaaagggggggggggggtcttctaTCTCAGTCAGGCATATTTTCTTAATCTTTTCTTATGGACAGTCTTTGCTTGCCAAGTTATCTGTGTAACAGAGTCCGGCAATAAATAGATCTACTGTAATGTATATGAAATAATTTATTCCTTCTATGACATTTGGCAAATTCTGTTAAATCAGATGTGGTGATTCATGGTATCGCTGCTTATGATATAGATTTTGTCTATGAATTGAGATCATCTTGAGTTATGGAGTTTAGGCAGATATCATGCCTGTACGAGAGACGGTGCAAGCTGCTTCAGTCGCCAGCATAACTTTCCATCTCCTCCCTTGTTGGTCAGGCTTTTTCTGTACTGTTTTGGTCCATTGCACACTTACAGGAAATGTGTAGTGTTCATTTTAAAGCGGGTCACACCTTTTGTCATTCTATTGTCAGAAGGATAATGAAAAGTCTCCGGTATTCATACAAGTAGCCACGCCTCAAACTCTTTGACAAAATGAAACCATATACTATCTGAAGTGTTTTAGAGAAATCTGTCTATTCATCTATCAGTTACCACTGCTGTGTGGTATCGTGAGCAGCCTTTGACTTATCCCGGCCTGCACAGGGCAGGgttacaccctggatggaatgtcagtctatcacagggtaTTTTACAGAAATGTCTACAAAGAAAATTAGTGTCACTGAACTTGTTTGGCagactgccccctgctggtggggcTGGGTGTGGACACCCTTATTATACCTTTCAGATAAGAGGTTGAACTTGGTGTACTACATCTTTTTTTGGACTTTAAACAACTCTTCTGAGACAAGCTCAacaggtggaaagttcaggttcactATGTACAAAATTCAGACAAAGAttgtgtttcaaccaaccagttgagtactctgtcagTATGCCACCCTATATTCCACTAGCtgtttaaaacaaaatcttggtctggatttgtactgaactttccacctctgaagcCTAGAACATATAAAGCTTATATACCTTTACAGTTCCTTTGATTAATCGCCTATTTTTAAGATGAACAGCTTATTTTGAAGCTGGTTTTCAAAGGATTTACGTTTCTAACAGACTGAGGGGCTTAAGCTACAAATCTGCAAGGACCTAACCCTACCTAAAATTATGACTTAAGTATGACAATCCATAGAATGTCAGTGACTTAAGAGTGTTTTTCCCCATTTGAATGACCGTTCAAACACTTTTTTTTCAGGGCAAAATCACAAAACGAATCACAAACAGTAAGCTACAAACATACCTGATAAGGCATGGATTATTTGTACAGAACTTGGAAATGGAAGGCAGATCTCACACAAATTGTCCGATAATATACACTTCATGGTTTACATCTTTTCAAGGCAGCTACAGTTTCATGTTGAAGTCACAGCAGTACACAAAAAACTGCTCAAACTGCAAATGTAGTTGGACCTACTGAGAAAAAGGTTTGTATGATTAGTGTTCGAGCCCATTTTCACATTTGTCCAGTAATATATAAAGAAGGAAATAAGCCAGTGAGGTTTAGTGGGAGTAAAATCCAGGGTTTTGCCGTCCTGCCAGCGTGGGAAGGGCAGGTTCCCCATCACGTCACTCAAACTTGATTCCCTGGGCTAGGGGAAGGTCTTTGCTGTAGTTGATGGTGCTGCAGGGATAAGGACGGCCAAATTTGTTAGTAACTTGGTCTGTGATGTGTCATTTGTGGTCGCAGTCCATTTAGAATGTAAAATTAAATCCAGCTTGATTTCAGTGGGTTTTTTGGCTAGGGGGCAGATAATGGAGGAATGGTTGTTTATGGGTCAATTAAACTCCTGTGTCATTTAGGGACATATTTTGCAGGCAATGATCTCAATGGTTCTGGAATATACATTTGGGCCTGTGAATTAGCTTCACAGTTGGTTTAGAGTTGGATACGCACCAGGTGGACCTCCTCATGTACTGCTTCCAGGAGTCGCTGCCTGATTCTCTCCCACCTCCGGTGTGTTTTTCCCCtccttaaataaaaaaataacaaaccaCAGCATCACCAACAGGTCAGCATTTACTGCCATAAGGTGGCGCCAGTGGCACCGTGACGCTGAGCCAGCCCGCTCACCGAAGGCGCCTCCGATCTCGGCCCCGCTGGTCGGAATGTTCACGTTCACGATCCCGCAGTCGGATCCTTTGGGGCTGGAGGAGCCCAAATGGAGAAATTACATCCAAAAATGTCCAAACCACTAAGAGGAAGCCAATTTCAGGGTCAGAGCATGATTGTTCTCACCCAAGCCAGCGGAACACGCGGCCCATGTCTTTGGTGAAAATGCTGCTGGACAGCCCCTGCTTGACCTCATTGTTCCAGGTGAAGGCTTCCTCCTCGCTCTGCCATGAGACAGAAGTTAGCAGATGCATCAGATGCCGAACAAACAGTCCTCTGGACAAGGTGGCGTGTTTTAGAGTCTGTTCGTATTAAGCATGTAAAGTAAACTGCACAGGCAACTCCCATGAAATTCTACTCTGGGCCTCTGACAATGTCCACATAAACTTAGTCAATGCTATCTTCAGAATTACGTTTACATTACACGTATTTATGGTTCTGAACTAGACTGATCTTTCTATAGGTATTCATTACTCTCTCCAGAGTAGGACATCTCAATGAACCCTGTAGCTACACGCAAGCAGGGGTCAGTTTCAGGCGTTGGTGTCAAGCAGGTGCTGACCTTGAACTTCAACACATAAAGGATGGGTACAAAGGTCTCCGTTTGCACAATGGGGGCGTCGTGCGCCAAGCCGGTGATGATGGTAGGTTCCACATAGTTTCCGGGACGGTCCATCACCTGGGGGTAAGAACAGAAGAATGTTTCCAACACTGACCAACATGCACTGAATTACAACCTGCTAGAGGTCATGGCAATGTTTGTGTAAACATAAAGGATCAAGATTAAGGTTAATGCTAAACTTTATAGGTTTTTCGCTCCTGTCAGCTGAGTCTTAGAGTTCTGGTTGTTAACACACTCACCTTTCCTCCATACACAATAGTTCCTCCCTGCTGTTTTGCTTGATCCAAAGCCTGCTTGTATTGTTCCACAGCCTGTTTGGTGTGGAGTGGTCCGTACAGTGTGTTTGCTGTTGGCACGAAAAGCAGTCGTGATCCACATAAATGTAATTACTTCCAGTGAGCCAGGGTGGTTCTAGAAAAGAATTAACCCTCTGAAGTCTGATTCAGTTACACCTTAGTTGACAGGAGGCTTTCTTAGTTTCTAGTAAAATAATAGCAATAAAACAGTTATTGAGTATGTCTGTTACCACACAGGTGCACTGCCATCATACAGATGAAAGGGCTTCTGAAGAGGTAATGAACTCACGGTCCCAGGGGTCACCGATGCGGATTTGTTTGTACGCTTTGGCTATTCTCGCCACGACGTCATCGTGAACGCTCTCGTGCAGCATCTGGAAGAGATGCACCAACACGGGATCTGTGTTACATTAGTGTTGAGGCTGCCTGAGAAAATACTGTTTGGCCCCAGACCAGTTAATGAAACCGCAGTACGGAGCGGTGGACCGGAAGCCGACGCCCCTTTATCTTACCAGCCTCCTCGTGGTGGTGCAACGCTGACCCGCGGTTCCCACCGAGGCGAAGACTGCCGAGGGGACGACCAGGTTGAGGTCTGCGTCTTCGAACACTGATGGGAGAAGAGAGGAAACACAAATGCAACCATGAGAAAACCATCAAGAGTCAGACAACATTATTTTGGACAACCTCTGTCGAGTGGAGCCCCCGTCAAAGTCATACGATGAACGACCGATGGAAAAAATGGAATAAAATTTACCTATAATAGCATTGTTGCCCCCCAACTCCAGCAGCTGACGGCCTAAGATACAGGAAGGAAGGGGAGAGATGTAAATACTAAGGCCCTGACTACTGTTCAGTCAACTGAGCTTCTGCATGGCAAGGTCCAGACTCACCAAACCTCTCCTGTACCATCAGGGACACCTTCTTCCCCACATGAGTGCTGCCGGTGAAAGAGACCAGGCCCACACGCTCATCTTTTGCTAGTGCCTCCCTGTGGACAGAGGGTGCAGAATGACAAACGAGTTAAACCAATCAGTGATTGGCATAGTATGGTGATCCCACCCACCTTGGCTTTCAGAGTCATTTCTCCATttagactggcatcccttcccGGGTGCAGCCCTACTTCTaggcctgtgctgcctgagattGCTCTAGGCCCCTACACAACTCTGAGAAAGATTAGTGGCTGgaagactgatggatggatacatggaCGAATGGATGGATCTCATGACCATATTTAATCCTTCCCATCAACACATCAGTTGAGATGGTTTCATCTCAAAGAAATTAATCTTATCCATTTATACAACTGGACTACTCACTGGTATCGGAACAATAGATTAATGTTACAAGCCTTTGCAAAGTACAAGATATCTTTATTGTAACTGTACAAGTTCAATGAGACGTCGTTTGGATCAATCCTGCAAAGGCTTTAataaaaactatataaacaaacaaacaaataaattgcATACAGCAATGtagaaatacaaaaacacagtaCTCAGTCGAAAGTATAACAGGAATACTGGACATGAATGGTTGAGAGGTGTGGCATTACTGCAAGATAATGACCATGATCAGCAGTATTGCATGGTACTATGGATTACATACTGTGACTGTGAACTACATGTTACACACGTAACATAAGGATACTTAACATGAGGAACTTTTGGAGGAACCGCCACCTCACCTCTGGAAGCTGCAGAACACCCCTACACCAATGTGCGAGACTCACCCAATGTCGGCACCGCCGCAGGTCATGGAACAGATGGCTCCAGGAAGGTTGTTCTGCTCCAGCACCCCGGCCACGATTCTGTAAGATGAGAGACGCAACCAAGTAGGAGAAGAAGCGGGGAGAGTCCAGCAGGTCCAGCATCAGCCCTCAGCATGACCATCTATACTCAATGTGGTGAGCCCTACTGCTCTCGAAAGAGCACAAAAGATGCTCAAGGGCTAAGACTATCACAAAAAGACCCCGAAGCACTAATGGATGCACTACTGTGACcaaaagctcttccttaactCTCCTAATATAAAAGTCTTTGCTGATACTTTCAGCCTTGAAAGCTCAAAGGGAGTTCTCAGAATATCCAGCCACTGCAGGGGCCTCATGACCTTGCCTGAGCCTTACTTAGTAACGACGCTGTGCTCCCTGCCACACCTCACCCAGAGGTAGCTAGAATTGATTTGCAGATTAACTTGGCATATCTATCCTATGCACTTGGCCTATTTGGTTCAGATCTACCAAGGTATGGGTGGGAGGGGGCGGTGCTGGGCACAACCAGATGGAAGACCCACTCACGGCCAGCGATACGGTACGATAAAACGATTGTGTCTGACAGGTATGTGTGGTTTGATCAATCGGAGGAAATGTGCTATGAAAAGCAAATAGTTTAATagttttctttgtttatttggTCTTGATAATGGCACTGGTTATttaaaactgacaaaaaaaatatgTCGTCTATAGTGTGATTTTGTGTATCGTTATGGGACTGGCCCACCCAATATTCTGCCAGCCCGCCCTCGCTGTTACTTCTGGCTCCGCTATTGGTTCAGATTGAGAGTTTTGGACTTCTGTTGGCCGTTTTCATAGAAAATCCATGAGAAGCCAAGTCTGGCTGCAGGACCCAGACAACTGTCACTGAAATGAGAACAATCAGCAGCAGGTGGTCCATACTTACTTTGTCACGGCGACGCTGGTCAGAGGTGTTGTGGGGGCCCCTTTCCTAAGGAGGCAAGCATTGACACGTCAGCTAGTATTGCAGAAACAGTGTTTGTGACATCAATCCATTTTTGCTAATATTACTGGCAAATTCATACTACTTCAAACAAAGAAGGCTTTTCAGGAGTTAGCTGTACAGACAGTAACCTCAGAAACTAACCAATATGGCTGAATATTTGTTAATGATTTGGGTTAAACGGCAAGCCAACAGGTCAAATACTATTTAACAGAAGTGTTACAACCCAGTTCACGAGAATAAGGCCATCAATATCAGGCACCGAGGTCAATCTTCAACATGTTTGTAGGGGGCCAAGCACGATGTTAATACAACACATAGGAGCAAGCCTCGGGTGccggggggtgaggggggggcgggagtGGTAGCTGACCAGAGGCAAACGTTGCCACAGATGAGCGCAATTGCGTTGTTCCAGCCGTACACAGCCACGGGAAAGTTGAAGGCCGTGATGATGCCTACAAGCCCCACCGGGTTCCATTGCTCAATCAGGGCATGGCCAGGTCCTGGAGACGAGTTTATTTTAAGAGCTGCCTTAGTaccaaaaacacacatacacaaatactGCACAGACACATCAATGTGCATGCAGAGTCTTTGTTATTCTaagacaggggtctccaactctggtcctggagagctaccgtccagtaggttttctatcctacctggcttctgatgagccacagctgttctcaggtaaataccaggagcaggtgtgactcatcagaagccaagtgggacagaaaacctactggatagtagctctccaggaccggagttggagacccctgttctaAGATGACCAACTGTAGACCCACTCTCCGAGGGCAGCACGGGGCCGCCAATCATCCGCGACAGGCCAACGGCGTAGTCACACACGTCGACGTACTCCTGCACCTCTCCGACGCCCTCCACGTAGATCTTTCCCATCTCCAGGGACACCTGTAACCAAAGGGCCATCACAGCCAGGAAATGGGATGTCAGAGCCTCCACATGATGGAGATACTTCATCATTGAAAAAGTCAATTAAAAACAGATTCATATTGCAAATAAGACTCCCAGTGCATGAATTTAAGTTTTTAGCAAAGTTATGCTTATAAAAAGGTACAAGAAGCTGTACAAGCAAATCATTTAAAGTTCAATTGAAAACTGTCATGGAGGGTAGGGCTCCCACCAAGCTCCCCAGCACTTTAATCTGTTTCCTCAGTGCATCTCCTATCTGCCGCACGATCTCCCCTCGTTTCGGTGCTGGAATCTGATATTTGAAAAGAAAGATGAGAATACAAACTTTTCGGAACAATGGCTCTGCATGAGCTCCATTTTTTTGAAATGTCACTTTAAGGGGTATTACTTCTTGGATCATAATCTAAAGTGAGACATAATTTACTTACATCTGCCCAGATTTTCCAGGCCTCCTTTGCCTTCTGCACAGTTTCTTCATACTCTGCCATGGTCGccttaaatattttttgaaaacCACTTCATATTAAGTTACCATAAACCGCAATCAAGTTGATTAGCGATGATGAAAAAGCAAATGTCACTTAACTTACCTGGCGCACTCTGGCAATCGGCTCATTGTTGGCTGGGCAATATGAAGTGACGACCTGTGAACACCGTATTGAAACGATTTGTATCTTTTACAGATAAATTGGGAAGAGAATATACATTATGCACAGTTATTAAGACAGCACCTTACCAATAACACTAAAATAGTGTCCCGCAAACTAGAGAAATAAGCCAATTTCATTCCCATTTAAGGGTGCATCATTTAAGGGATGCACACAAATATATGTTGTATGGAAGCTTCAACGTCCACATAACTTTTGAATCAGTCGCTCTATACACGTAGTGGTTTCTTGGATGTTTTCAGTAATCGAGAGGGATGGTCCTGAGATGTCTTAACAGGTAATTATTCACATGGACAGTGTTGGTAAGTGTAAAAGTGCCGCGTGCCCCATGTACTCGCACGTTGATTAACCAGAGATCGGTCAGACAGGGACAGTGTGATAAGCAATGCAGCCTCCGGTTATATCATCAGCTAAGACCCAGTCTAGCGAATATGCCTCTACAGTCGAATTTGAACTTGTCTGATCTGACTGATCCTTTTATTCTAGCTCAGCTATGGCGACAACCTGTGCAAAGTTGCCACTTTCATTGTTGACCCTCCACGAGAAATTCGTGCAGTTTATTAAAAAAGCTCTCCTGTTCTACATAGTATGAATTTATCCACACAAAATTGAAGCATATGCTTTACTTGGCGATAAGTTACATTTCCATTAAATATACTATGGGAATATTAACGTTTTGCCTTGATCCGCTACGCGTTATAAAATAATTTGTCAACTTTTTACGATGCGTGATGCTAACGTAGCACACAATTCTTGCAGCCATTTTTCGATTTATATTTAGAAACATGGCTAGCTGGCTTATCTCCTCTTACctctccctttcctccccaggTCCCATTATACACGCCGTCATTCTCCTCTTTCAGGCCCAGTTCTTTGAGCCACGAGTATTTGGGCTGATTGATCAGGAGCGTTGACATAGTCCTCGACTGTCGATAACTGGCTAAAATGACGGTCTTCCTTAAGGCCCACTGCCTCGCGATGTTAAGGGCTATAAAGTGCGGCATGGCGTGTGGGGAGGAACAAGTGCTGAGCTGCTCACAAGCAAGCAGACGGGGCAGGTCTACCTCGTGACAGCGGCTCGCGCGATTGGTCCGCATGCGGCACGGCCCTTCGGTCGCAGTACGTTTTACTCTTTTAGGGACAAAGCAGCTAAAGccgaaacaaaataaaatgcaaggaCACGTACATAATAACCGAAGTTTCGTACGAGCTGACTTGTCAAACTATACATCCTTATACACCCTATACTGGCTTACTAggaaaataatggaaaaataaGCAACGGTATAGATTCacagcagcaaaccaaagatacaaaaaaaataGATGTTTAATTATCACAATCAAATGGTTGCCacctctcatgcatctggcgtcACACTCACATatgaaatcttacggcaaatctatattattgtattataaagctaaaattagctacaacaaaatcgttggggtagtttgcctACTAACTAtatacaaggtaataaaactgtcacatacatgtaaatgcgtgtgcagcttgtctcgaactgaaaatctcaccaCAGCTAGCTGACCAAACTTAGTAACCCTGCAAACTTACAAAGATGATCTGTATATGACCCTTATAAGACCGACCTGTCAATGGGTTTCTCGTagagcagagtggcgcagcggaagcgtgctgggcccataacccagaggtcgatggatcgaaaccatcctctgctattTTTCTAATTACATGTCCACAGACAACTTTTTTCAAAATAGGAAAAAGCAAATGAGTACCAGCAATAAATCTGTTAATGGAAAATGCGAAGGAACGGTTCAATATTTCCACTTTTAtttagtatatatatatatattgctcCACTATTTGTACCTGTCTTTAAATATGAGTTGCTACAATTAAATAATCGACTAGATAGTATCTAAGCACAccataaatcattttaaaaagtaatgcTTGTTAAACAACAGCAAGATATCGTGCATAACAAACTTTTGCAGCAACCAAGTAGCAGCTGTAACAAATTAAAACACACGCACAACCAAAAACAAAGCGGGGTTATTCGCttggaaaaaaacaatttcaatTTCGCATGCAGTTTCTCGGCGTCATCACTATTCATTTCcttaaatactttaaagtaaaataGTTTTAAGTCATTttcaatatttataaaattgggAGCAATCTTAAGAAATATACACTTACGAATATGAAATTTGCCAATTATAATGACATTATTGCAAAGGTATGCAATTTCTTTATCATATTATAGAAAAACCATATACCACTGCAGTACTGCAAAGTCAATAATACTATAATACATTGCTTTCTGACCTCCAAGTTTATAGGTGGCAGTAACAAATTTTCACAACCGATAAAGACActcaaagaataaaaaaaaaacgctgtTGAAAATCCATTTAGTTCCGGGTTATGAGAAATGGCGGCGATTGGGGCAGATAAAATGGATGATCTGGAAGATGGAGAGATCTCTGGGTCTGACTCCGAATCTGAAATGGGAATAACGGCTGGAGAACGAGTCCAGGTGATTTAATGTCACTGCTGTTTCTGAAAAAGTGATGACATTGGAAAAGTATTGGACACATCCCGCCAGTTTTCATAGCATAGTCTACTAGACACCCTGCCTCTTGTGCAAAATAAAGCTAATATTTCTGTCTAGCTAGAAGGTTTAGTACCAGACGTGGTGTTTATTTGGTTTTCTTAATGTTTAAGCGTAATTGTTACTTAAATTATGTAGATTTAACGTTTCATTCCACAACTTGCCTTTTCTTAAGGCTAAATACGTAGCCATTTACCGTGTTTGCGCAGCATCATTATGAAGTATTAAACGAGTACTTTCTGAGAAGTCAAATGTTGTTATATTCAGAAATGTCCCTATAGTAGTCGGTTTGTTGAAATGATAATTTTATGCTCTGAAACATAAAATTAAAGAGGGAGACGTTCGGAGGGCCCGACCTAACAATGGTTTTAGGTAAACTATAGACGGATTGATCGTagagcagagtggcgcagcggaagcgtgctgggcccataacccagaggtcgatggatcgaaaccatcctctgctattTTTTATATTCCTCCTTAAAAATTACAGCCTTGCCTGTGGCCTTTGTAGGTGTAAGAACTATGATGGGGATGTTATATTATGCTTCCACAAGCAAGTGACAGTAACAGTCTTGTTACTTGCCTGTTCTGAATGTATCTTTGAGTAACAGGGGCACCACTAAAGATTTTGGGTGACCGTCAGACCTAGCATTACAACATCTGTCCTGGTATACCAAGTATTCTGAAAAGGATGTTAATGAATTACAGTTTCTCCCTTTATCAAACTCTT
This is a stretch of genomic DNA from Paramormyrops kingsleyae isolate MSU_618 chromosome 7, PKINGS_0.4, whole genome shotgun sequence. It encodes these proteins:
- the aldh7a1 gene encoding alpha-aminoadipic semialdehyde dehydrogenase, with the translated sequence MPHFIALNIARQWALRKTVILASYRQSRTMSTLLINQPKYSWLKELGLKEENDGVYNGTWGGKGEVVTSYCPANNEPIARVRQATMAEYEETVQKAKEAWKIWADIPAPKRGEIVRQIGDALRKQIKVLGSLVSLEMGKIYVEGVGEVQEYVDVCDYAVGLSRMIGGPVLPSERPGHALIEQWNPVGLVGIITAFNFPVAVYGWNNAIALICGNVCLWKGAPTTPLTSVAVTKIVAGVLEQNNLPGAICSMTCGGADIGEALAKDERVGLVSFTGSTHVGKKVSLMVQERFGRQLLELGGNNAIIVFEDADLNLVVPSAVFASVGTAGQRCTTTRRLMLHESVHDDVVARIAKAYKQIRIGDPWDPNTLYGPLHTKQAVEQYKQALDQAKQQGGTIVYGGKVMDRPGNYVEPTIITGLAHDAPIVQTETFVPILYVLKFKSEEEAFTWNNEVKQGLSSSIFTKDMGRVFRWLGPKGSDCGIVNVNIPTSGAEIGGAFGGEKHTGGGRESGSDSWKQYMRRSTCTINYSKDLPLAQGIKFE